The genomic window TTACCTATACCCTAAGGGCCCAGGGGCGACTCCTCACGGCCGAAGAATTCTCCGATATCGTGATCAGGGCTAAGTCGGACGGCGCGATCGTAAGGCTTAAGGATGTGGCGCGGGTCGAGCTGGGCGGACAGGTCTATAACATCATCGGAAGGATGAACGGCGCCCCTGCGGCGATCCTGGCTGTATATCAGCTTCCCGGCTCAAATGCGATCGACGCCGCCAAGGGGATAAAAAAGCAGCTGGAGGAGATGAAGCAGCGATTTCCCCAGGACCTCGACTACAGGATATCGCTCGATACGACTCTCGCCGTCAGCGAGGGCATACAAGAGATCGTGAGCACCCTTTGGGAGGCCGTGATTCTCGTGATTTTCGTGGTATTCATCTTCCTTCAGGGCTGGAGGGCCACCCTCATTCCCCTGGTGGCCGTTCCGGTCTCTCTCATCGGGACTTTTGCGGTCTTTCCCCTCCTGGGGTTCTCCATCAACACCCTCTCCCTTTTCGGCCTTGTTCTCGCCATAGGTCTCGTGGTAGACGACGCGATCGTCGTGGTCGAGGCGGTGGAGCACCATATCGAAGAAGGCATGTCTCCCAAGGAGGCCACCCTTCTGGCCATGGAAGAGGTTTCCGGACCGGTCGTGGCAATTGCCCTTATCCTTGCCGCGGTCTTTGTGCCCACCGCGTTTATTCCCGGTATTACGGGCAGGCTCTACCAGCAGTTCGCCGTTACCATCGCGGTTTCCATGCTGATATCCGCCTTCAATGCATTGAGCCTGAGCCCTGCCCTGGCGGCCCTCCTCCTTCGTCCGAAAAAGGAGGCGCGAGGTCTTTTGGGACGCTTCTTTCAGGGGTTTAACCGGTGGTTTACCCGCGCCACCGACGGCTACGTAGGCATATGCGGGTTTCTCATAAAGAAGGCGGGCAGGAGCCTCCTTTTTTTGGTGATTGTGGGCGTTGCGGCAGTCACCTTCGGCGTAAAGCTGCCCGGCGGCTTTCTCCCGGAAGAGGACCAGGGATATTTTTACCTCGATGTCCAGTTGCCCGAGGCCTCGTCACTTCAAAGGCTGGACGGCACATGCAAGAAGATCGAGGAGATACTGCGCCGGACACCGGGGGTGGAGGTATTCAATACGATTGTCGGCTATAGCATCCTGAGCCAGGTAAACACCACCTACAATGCCTACTTTTCGGTCACCTTGAAGCCCTGGCATGAAAGAAAGAAAAAAGAAGAGAAATATGCAGCCATCATGGCCCGGGTCAATAAAGAGCTGGCGAACCTGCCTTCCACTCAGGCTTTTGCCTTCTCTCCCCCGGCCATCCCGGGAATCGGTACTTCAGGCGGCCTCACTTTCATGCTCGAGGACCGCGTCGGCCACGGCATACCTTTTCTCGCAGAAAATGCCACGAAATTCTTGAGCGCCGCCCGCAAGAGACCGGAATTCGCTTCGGTCACCACCTCCTTCTCTCCTTCCGTTCCTCAGGTGTATGCGAGCGTCAACCGCGACAAAGTGGTGAAACAGGGGGTGAATCTAGGAGACGTGTATCAGACCCTGCAGGCCTTCATGGGCGGCCCTTTCGTCAATTATTTCAATAGATTCGGACGCCAATGGCAAGTGTACGTCCTGGCGGACGCCGAATACCGGACCAAAGCCGAAAATATGAGTCAATTTTATGTGAGGAATAGAACGGGCCAGATGGTGCCCCTTTCGAGCCTCGTCACCATCGAGAGAACATGGGGGCCGGAATTTACCGTGCGGTATAATGAATACAGGGCTGCCCAGATAAATGTGATCCAGGCGCCGGGCTTCAGCTCGAGTCAAGCAATGGAGGCCCTGGAAAAGGTATTCACCGACACCATGCCGTCCGGCATGGGATACGATTACATGGGCATGTCTTACCAACAGAAGGTGGCGGCCGAAGGCATTCCTCCCGTCATTATTTTCGGCCTTTCCCTCTTGTTCGTATTTCTCATTCTTGCCGCCCAGTACGAGAGCTGGTCCCTGCCTTTCAGCGTGCTTCTCGGCACGCCGATCGCTGTTTTCGGGGCATTTATGGGCCTCTGGCTCCGTTCCATGGAAAACAACGTCTATGCCCAGATCGGCCTCGTCATGCTCATAGGCCTTGCGGCGAAAAATGCCATTCTTATAGTGGAGTTTGCAAAAGCGAAGTTCGAGGCAGGCAGGCCCATCGCAGAGGCGGCCCTTGCGGGGGCACGGCTCAGGCTCCGCCCCATATTGATGACCGCTTTTGCCTTCATTCTCGGAACAGTGCCTCTGGCTATCGCGTCCGGCTCGGGAGCCAAGTCCCGCCAGATTCTGGGGACGGTGGTAATCGGGGGGATGCTTGCCGCGACTTTGATCGCCATTTTCCTGATCCCTGTGGCGTTCTATGTGGTGGAGAAGCTTGCGCACCGCCCGGAGAAAGAGAAAAGAGCCGTTGCCGATGCCGCGGAATTGCGTGCTCATGGAGGTCCCGATGGAAAAGAATAGAGATTCAGGGGTACGCAACAACTCAGATAACCGGCTTCTAGAGGAGTAAGGAAATATGTCGAAATTCTTTATCAACCGGCCCGTGGTGGCAATAGTAATCGCCATTATTACCGTGATCGTGGGGGTTGTCGCGGTCCTCAGCCTGCCTATCGCCCAGTTTCCCAACATCGTGCCACCGGAAATCCAGGTAGTGGCCAATTATACGGGGGCCGATGCACTGACAGTCGAGCAATCGGTCGCCACGCCGATAGAACAGCAGATGAGCGGCGTCGATAACATGCTCTACATGTATTCCATCAACGCGAATAACGGTCAGATGACCCTTTACGTCGATTTCGACGTGACTACAGACCCGAACACCGATCAGGTACTCACCCAAATGCGTTTCGGCCAGGCCCAGTCCCAGCTGCCCAGTGACGTGAATACCATGGGCGTGACGGTGAAAAAATCGACCGCCAGCCCGCTCCTCGTATTTTCTCTCTATTCACCGAAAGGGACTTACGATCAGGAGTTCCTTTCCAATTATGCCTATATCAATATAAATGACCCCATGTCCAGGGTGAAGGGCGTGGGGCAGGTCCAGATCTTCGGCGCGGGCCAGTATGCAATGCGGCTCTGGGTAAAGCCGGACCGCCTCGCAAAACTGGGTATCACGGTGCGTGATATCGTAAGCGCTATCAATGCGCAGAACACGGTGAACCCGTCGGGCCAGATCGGCGCGGAACCGGCGCCTCCTGGCCAGGAATTTACCTACGCGGTAAGGGCCCAGGGACGGCTCGTGACCGAACAGGAGTTCGGTGAGATTGTAATACGCGCTAATTCGGACGGTTCCCTTCTCAGGGTGAAGGATGTGGCCAGGGTCGAGCTGGGCACCCAATACTACAACATCAAAGGCCGCTTCAACAGCAAGCCTGCGGCCGTAATCTGCATCTACCAGCTTCCGGGCTCAAACGCCATCGATACATCGAAGCGGGTCTACAAACTGATGGACGAGTACAAACAGCGTTTTCCCAAGGACCTCGCCTACGAAGTCTCCCTCGATACCACGAAAGCCGTAACCGAAGGCATGAGAGAGATTATCATCACCCTGATCGAAGCCCTTATCCTCGTCATAATTGTGGTTTTTCTTTTCCTCCAGGGATGGAGGGCCACCCTTATCCCCCTTTGCGCGGTACCGGTCTCCCTTGTGGGCACCTTTGCCTTTTTCCCTCTCTTCGGTTTCTCCATCAACACTTTGTCGCTTTTCGGGCTCGTGCTGGCCATAGGCCTGGTAGTGGACGACGCGATCGTGGTCGTGGAAGCGGTAGAGCACCACATCGAGCAGGGGCTCTCGCCCAAGGACGCCACCCTGAAGGCGATGCAGGAAGTCTCGGGACCCGTAGTGGCTATCGCTCTAATTCTCGCGGCGGTCTTTGTCCCCACTGCCTTTATTCCCGGCATCACCGGACGGCTCTACCAGCAGTTTGCCGTCACCATAGCCATATCGGTCATTATCTCCGCCTTCAACGCCCTCACCCTGAGCCCGGCCCTGGCAGCTCTCCTGCTCAGACCGAAGACGAGAGGGACCGGAGTATTACAAAGGTTTTACGACTGGTTTAACCGTCTCTTCGGCAGGGCAACCGATCGTTACGTCAATGTATGTAACGTGGCGATCCGGAAGAGCACGGTGAGCCTGATTGTCCTTGCCGGCGTTCTCGTCCTCTCCCTCATCCTCGGAAAAAGCATTCCCGGGAGTTTCCTTCCGGAAGAAGATCAGGGATATATGTTTGCCGCGATCCAACTCCCTTATGCCGCCTCCCTGCAACGTACCGATCAAGTGGTAAAAAAGATCGAGAAGATAATTCAGGAGACGCCCGGCGTAAGGTGCTGCACCT from Syntrophorhabdaceae bacterium includes these protein-coding regions:
- a CDS encoding multidrug efflux RND transporter permease subunit yields the protein MSKFFINRPIVAMVISILMVVVGIIAMAGLPVAQFPSIVPPEIQVQTTFLGADALTVEQAVATPLEQQINGVDNMLYMYSVNANNGQMTLRVAFDVETNPNIDQVLTQMRQQQAQSQLPDSVNNYGIANPKSLSSPLMLVTLYSPKGTWDATFLANYAYININDPLTRTPGVGQVQVFGAGQYAMRIWLKPDQLAKLQITVPEIWSALNTQNRVNPVGQVGAEPVPTGQEFTYTLRAQGRLLTAEEFSDIVIRAKSDGAIVRLKDVARVELGGQVYNIIGRMNGAPAAILAVYQLPGSNAIDAAKGIKKQLEEMKQRFPQDLDYRISLDTTLAVSEGIQEIVSTLWEAVILVIFVVFIFLQGWRATLIPLVAVPVSLIGTFAVFPLLGFSINTLSLFGLVLAIGLVVDDAIVVVEAVEHHIEEGMSPKEATLLAMEEVSGPVVAIALILAAVFVPTAFIPGITGRLYQQFAVTIAVSMLISAFNALSLSPALAALLLRPKKEARGLLGRFFQGFNRWFTRATDGYVGICGFLIKKAGRSLLFLVIVGVAAVTFGVKLPGGFLPEEDQGYFYLDVQLPEASSLQRLDGTCKKIEEILRRTPGVEVFNTIVGYSILSQVNTTYNAYFSVTLKPWHERKKKEEKYAAIMARVNKELANLPSTQAFAFSPPAIPGIGTSGGLTFMLEDRVGHGIPFLAENATKFLSAARKRPEFASVTTSFSPSVPQVYASVNRDKVVKQGVNLGDVYQTLQAFMGGPFVNYFNRFGRQWQVYVLADAEYRTKAENMSQFYVRNRTGQMVPLSSLVTIERTWGPEFTVRYNEYRAAQINVIQAPGFSSSQAMEALEKVFTDTMPSGMGYDYMGMSYQQKVAAEGIPPVIIFGLSLLFVFLILAAQYESWSLPFSVLLGTPIAVFGAFMGLWLRSMENNVYAQIGLVMLIGLAAKNAILIVEFAKAKFEAGRPIAEAALAGARLRLRPILMTAFAFILGTVPLAIASGSGAKSRQILGTVVIGGMLAATLIAIFLIPVAFYVVEKLAHRPEKEKRAVADAAELRAHGGPDGKE
- a CDS encoding efflux RND transporter permease subunit translates to MSKFFINRPVVAIVIAIITVIVGVVAVLSLPIAQFPNIVPPEIQVVANYTGADALTVEQSVATPIEQQMSGVDNMLYMYSINANNGQMTLYVDFDVTTDPNTDQVLTQMRFGQAQSQLPSDVNTMGVTVKKSTASPLLVFSLYSPKGTYDQEFLSNYAYININDPMSRVKGVGQVQIFGAGQYAMRLWVKPDRLAKLGITVRDIVSAINAQNTVNPSGQIGAEPAPPGQEFTYAVRAQGRLVTEQEFGEIVIRANSDGSLLRVKDVARVELGTQYYNIKGRFNSKPAAVICIYQLPGSNAIDTSKRVYKLMDEYKQRFPKDLAYEVSLDTTKAVTEGMREIIITLIEALILVIIVVFLFLQGWRATLIPLCAVPVSLVGTFAFFPLFGFSINTLSLFGLVLAIGLVVDDAIVVVEAVEHHIEQGLSPKDATLKAMQEVSGPVVAIALILAAVFVPTAFIPGITGRLYQQFAVTIAISVIISAFNALTLSPALAALLLRPKTRGTGVLQRFYDWFNRLFGRATDRYVNVCNVAIRKSTVSLIVLAGVLVLSLILGKSIPGSFLPEEDQGYMFAAIQLPYAASLQRTDQVVKKIEKIIQETPGVRCCTSIVGYNMLSQVTNTYSGFFFISLEDWAKRKKPEEKYHPIMMMLNYQISELTEGFGFAFSPPAIPGIGTSGGFTFVLEDRSGKDIGFLAAMVKKFVEAARKRPELSGIATTFSPAVPQIFVNVDRDKVLKQGVNLGDVYQT